In Eubalaena glacialis isolate mEubGla1 chromosome 3, mEubGla1.1.hap2.+ XY, whole genome shotgun sequence, the following are encoded in one genomic region:
- the TNFRSF4 gene encoding tumor necrosis factor receptor superfamily member 4 isoform X2 translates to MRVGAQPPRAPGSAFLLLGLALGAAAQLSCVGDTYPSGSRCCKECQPGYGMESRCTHARDTVCRPCEPGFYNEAVNYEACKPCTQCNQHCAPCPPGHFSLGNDQACQPWTNCTSLGKRTLRAASNSSDAVCEDRSPRLTPAWETQGPAARSTPAQPTTTWPRASQGPSTPHAEPPKGPELAAVLGLGLGLGLLAPVAAALALLLHHRAWRLTPNAPKPPGANSFRTPIQEEHADANSSLAKI, encoded by the exons ATGCGCGTGGGAGCCCAGCCACCCAGGGCGCCGGGCTCGGCCTTCCTGCTGCTGGGGCTCGCGCTGGGCGCTGCGGCCCAGCTCAGCTGTGTTGGGGACACCTACCCCAGTGGCAGCAGGTGCTGTAAGGAGTGCCAGCCAG GTTATGGGATGGAGAGCCGCTGCACCCACGCCCGGGACACGGTGTGCCGTCCGTGTGAGCCCGGCTTCTACAACGAGGCGGTCAACTACGAGGCCTGCAAGCCCTGCACACAGTGCAACCAGC ACTGTGCCCCGTGCCCACCAGGACACTTCTCCCTGGGCAACGACCAGGCCTGCCAGCCCTGGACCAA CTGCACCTCGCTAGGAAAGCGAACGCTGCGGGCGGCCAGCAACAGCTCGGACGCCGTCTGTGAGGACAGGAGCCCCCGACTCACACCAGCCTGGGAGACCCAGGGCCCCGCAGCCCGGTCCACCCCCGCTCAGCCCACCACCACCTGGCCGAGGGCCTCACAGGGGCCCTCCACGCCCCACGCAGAGCCCCCCAAGG GCCCCGAGCTGGCCGCtgtcctgggcctgggcctgggcctgggcctgctcGCCCCCGTGGCTGCCGCGCTGGCCCTGCTCCTGCACCACAGGGCCTGGAGGCTGACGCCCAACGCCCCCAAGCCCCCCG gggCAAACAGCTTCCGGACCCCCATCCAAGAGGAGCATGCCGATGCCAACTCCAGCCTGGCCAAGATCTGA
- the TNFRSF4 gene encoding tumor necrosis factor receptor superfamily member 4 isoform X1, whose amino-acid sequence MRVGAQPPRAPGSAFLLLGLALGAAAQLSCVGDTYPSGSRCCKECQPGYGMESRCTHARDTVCRPCEPGFYNEAVNYEACKPCTQCNQRSGSEPKQRCTPTRDTVCGCRPGTQPQDGYGYKRGVDCAPCPPGHFSLGNDQACQPWTNCTSLGKRTLRAASNSSDAVCEDRSPRLTPAWETQGPAARSTPAQPTTTWPRASQGPSTPHAEPPKGPELAAVLGLGLGLGLLAPVAAALALLLHHRAWRLTPNAPKPPGANSFRTPIQEEHADANSSLAKI is encoded by the exons ATGCGCGTGGGAGCCCAGCCACCCAGGGCGCCGGGCTCGGCCTTCCTGCTGCTGGGGCTCGCGCTGGGCGCTGCGGCCCAGCTCAGCTGTGTTGGGGACACCTACCCCAGTGGCAGCAGGTGCTGTAAGGAGTGCCAGCCAG GTTATGGGATGGAGAGCCGCTGCACCCACGCCCGGGACACGGTGTGCCGTCCGTGTGAGCCCGGCTTCTACAACGAGGCGGTCAACTACGAGGCCTGCAAGCCCTGCACACAGTGCAACCAGC GAAGTGGGAGCGAGCCCAAGCAGAGATGCACACCCACGAGAGACACGGTCTGCGGCTGCAGGCCGGGCACCCAGCCCCAGGATGGCTATGGCTACAAGCGTGGAGTTG ACTGTGCCCCGTGCCCACCAGGACACTTCTCCCTGGGCAACGACCAGGCCTGCCAGCCCTGGACCAA CTGCACCTCGCTAGGAAAGCGAACGCTGCGGGCGGCCAGCAACAGCTCGGACGCCGTCTGTGAGGACAGGAGCCCCCGACTCACACCAGCCTGGGAGACCCAGGGCCCCGCAGCCCGGTCCACCCCCGCTCAGCCCACCACCACCTGGCCGAGGGCCTCACAGGGGCCCTCCACGCCCCACGCAGAGCCCCCCAAGG GCCCCGAGCTGGCCGCtgtcctgggcctgggcctgggcctgggcctgctcGCCCCCGTGGCTGCCGCGCTGGCCCTGCTCCTGCACCACAGGGCCTGGAGGCTGACGCCCAACGCCCCCAAGCCCCCCG gggCAAACAGCTTCCGGACCCCCATCCAAGAGGAGCATGCCGATGCCAACTCCAGCCTGGCCAAGATCTGA
- the TNFRSF18 gene encoding tumor necrosis factor receptor superfamily member 18 isoform X2, whose amino-acid sequence MGAAGAMRARVARVALCGVALLCALGLAQRPPGGLSCGPGRHLHGTGTSARCCRSCTPGKFNFGFECIDCAAGTFSGGREGRCKPWADCSKLGFPTAFPGNKTHDAVCSPGLPPTEPPGLLTAILLALAACILALTVTQLSLHIWQLRRQRVRPPETQLLLEAPPPPPEDACSCPFPEEERGEPLSENKGRLEDLWV is encoded by the exons ATGGGTGCTGCGGGTGCCATGCGGGCGAGGGTCGCGCGCGTGGCCCTGTGCGGCGTCGCGCTGCTCTGCGCGCTGGGACTGGCCCAGCGCCCCCCCGGGGGTCTGAGCTGCGGCCCCGGCCGCcatctgcatgggacggggaccAGCGCACGCTGCTGCCGCTCGTGCACCCCAG GGAAGTTCAACTTCGGCTTCGAGTGCATCGACTGTGCTGCGGGGACCTTCTCTGGGGGCCGCGAGGGCCGCTGCAAACCTTGGGCAGA CTGCTCCAAGCTTGGGTTTCCCACCGCGTTCCCCGGGAACAAGACACACGATGCCGTGTGCAGCCCAGGGCTGCCGCCCACGGAGCCGCCCGGCCTGCTGACCGCCATCCTCCTCGCCCTGGCCGCCTGCATCCTGGCCCTGACCGTGACCCAGCTCAGCCTGCACATCTGGCAGCTGAGGAGGCAGAGAGTGCGGCCCCCAG AGACGCAGCTGCTCCTAGAGGCCCCGCCACCCCCGCCCGAGGACGCCTGCAGCTGCCCGTTCCCTGAGGAGGAGCGGGGCGAGCCGCTGTCGGAGAACAAGGGCCGCCTGGAGGACCTGTGGGTGTGA
- the TNFRSF18 gene encoding tumor necrosis factor receptor superfamily member 18 isoform X1 translates to MGAAGAMRARVARVALCGVALLCALGLAQRPPGGLSCGPGRHLHGTGTSARCCRSCTPAEGVCPELGCQCVQPEFHCGDPQCKSCKYYSCPPGQRAWPVGKFNFGFECIDCAAGTFSGGREGRCKPWADCSKLGFPTAFPGNKTHDAVCSPGLPPTEPPGLLTAILLALAACILALTVTQLSLHIWQLRRQRVRPPETQLLLEAPPPPPEDACSCPFPEEERGEPLSENKGRLEDLWV, encoded by the exons ATGGGTGCTGCGGGTGCCATGCGGGCGAGGGTCGCGCGCGTGGCCCTGTGCGGCGTCGCGCTGCTCTGCGCGCTGGGACTGGCCCAGCGCCCCCCCGGGGGTCTGAGCTGCGGCCCCGGCCGCcatctgcatgggacggggaccAGCGCACGCTGCTGCCGCTCGTGCACCCCAG CTGAGGGGGTCTGTCCTGAGCTGGGCTGCCAGTGTGTCCAGCCTGAGTTCCACTGTGGAGACCCCCAGTGTAAGAGCTGCAAGTACTACTCCTGTCCGCCTGGCCAGCGGGCGTGGCCTGTAG GGAAGTTCAACTTCGGCTTCGAGTGCATCGACTGTGCTGCGGGGACCTTCTCTGGGGGCCGCGAGGGCCGCTGCAAACCTTGGGCAGA CTGCTCCAAGCTTGGGTTTCCCACCGCGTTCCCCGGGAACAAGACACACGATGCCGTGTGCAGCCCAGGGCTGCCGCCCACGGAGCCGCCCGGCCTGCTGACCGCCATCCTCCTCGCCCTGGCCGCCTGCATCCTGGCCCTGACCGTGACCCAGCTCAGCCTGCACATCTGGCAGCTGAGGAGGCAGAGAGTGCGGCCCCCAG AGACGCAGCTGCTCCTAGAGGCCCCGCCACCCCCGCCCGAGGACGCCTGCAGCTGCCCGTTCCCTGAGGAGGAGCGGGGCGAGCCGCTGTCGGAGAACAAGGGCCGCCTGGAGGACCTGTGGGTGTGA